The Gemmatimonadaceae bacterium genome includes the window GTGCCGGACGAGATGTGGCGCATCGTGCGCGCCGACGCCCCCATTGTCGAGTCGGTGAATGCGCACCTGACCGGAATGAAGGGGAAGATGTTCCGCCCCACCATCCTGCTCCTCGCGTCGCAAACGGACGAGACGCCCGACGACCGCGGCGTGCGCCTGGCCGCCATCACCGAGCTCGTCCACCTCGCCAGCGTGGTGCACGACGATTCGGTAGACCACTCGCCGCTGCGCCGGGGCCAGCCCACCATCAATGCGCTCTTCTCGCACCAGGTGGCGGTCATCGCGGGCGATTATCTCTACTCCCGGGCGCTCGCCGAACTCGTGGCCGTCGGCGACTTCGAGCTGCTGCGCGTGATGCTGGGGGCGTCGAACGACATGACCCTCGGTGAACTGCGCCAGCTGGCGTCGTACGACGCGCTGCAGTTCACCGAGCAGGATTACTGGCTGCTCGTGCAGGCGAAGACCGCGTCGCTGCTCGGGGCGGCGGCGGAGGCGGGGGCGCTCTGCGGCGCGCCGCGCTTTCGCCGGCAGCTGGCCAGGTTCGGCCACCTGCTCGGCATGGCCTTCCAGGTGGCCGACGACCTGCTCGACTACACCGAGACGGAATCGACGACGGGCAAGCCGAGCGGCAATGACCTGAAGGAGCACAAGGTCACGCTGCCGCTCATCGCGGCGCTCCCCCGGATGTCGCGCGTCCAGCGCACGCGCGTCGAGGCGCTCTTTGCCGCCCCCGCACCGACTGACGCGCAAATCGCCGAAGTCGTCGCTAGTGTGCATGAGTACGGCGGCATCGACTTCGCCCGTCGCAAGGGCGAGGAGTTTGCGTCGCAGGCCGAGTCGGCCCTGGTGGATGTCCCGGCGTCCGAGGCGCGCAGCGCCCTCATTGACGCGCTGGGCTACGTGATGGACCGGAGGTCTTGATGGCGCCCAGCGGATCTTCCAAGCACCGCCCGGGGTTTCATGCCTTGGTGCTGTCCATCGGCTTCATCGTGGGCGGCTTCTTCACGCAGTTTGCCCGGATGTGGCTGCCCAGCGGGGCGGTGAAGGAGTTTCTCACCACCGGCGTGACACCCGCCATCGGGCCGCTGACTATCAACCTGATCATCGTTAATATTGGCTTGGGACCCATCGCGCTCGACGTCTCGCTGCTGAGCCTCGTCGGGGTCCTCATCGCCTATCTCATCGCGCGCTCGCTCTTCTAGGAGGCAACATGTTCGGACTCGGCCCGGGCGAAATGCTGATGGCCCTGGTGGCAATCCTGCTCCTGTTCGGTGCCAAGCGCATCCCGGAGATCGCCGGTTCGTTCGGCAAGGGCATCCGCGAATTCAAGAAGAACATGACCGACGTGCAGAAGGAGATCGAGGCGCCCGAAGCGCGCCCCGTCGACCGGCTGCCCAGTGCCTCGGATCGCGTCGAACGGAACAACGACGATGATCGGCCGGAGCCGAAGAAACTGATTTAACTACAGAGTACCACCGAATACGACAGAGTACGACAGAGTGACACAGGGGGGCGTCGCGAACTTCGCGGCGCCCCCCTGATCCGTCCGACGGTATCTGTCGTATTCTGTCGTACTCTGTGCTACTCTGTCGTCCTCTTCTTTACGAAGACTGCCGCCGTAACGACGACTGAATCTTCTTCCGCCGGTCCTCGATCTTCGCGTCCTTGCGGAGCGCGCCGATGAAGGCCTGCACGCGGCTGTCGCGCATCGCGTTCATCGCCTGCTGGCGCTGCTCGCTCTTCTGCGCCTCGAACTTCGCCTTGTCGGCCGCCACCTTCTGGTCCACGCGGATCACGAAGACGCCGTGCTCCGTGCGCACCGGCGCGCTGATTGCGCCCACCGGGAGCGTGAACGCCGCGCCGACCGCCTCGTTCAGCTGGCCCATGCCGGCCACGAAGCCCACGCGATTGAAGGGCGGCGCCTTCTGCACCGAGCGCGACGCGGCCTGCGCCGCCGCCTCGAGCGAGGTCGCCGCCGCCGCGATCGCCACCTGCTTGGCCGCCTCCATCTTGGCGTCGAGCGACTTGCGCGTCGCAATCCGCTGGCGCACCTCGTCCTTCACCGCCTCGAGCGGCTGCGGGCCGCCCTGGCGCAGCGAGTCGAGCCGCGCGAGGTAGTACATGTGCTCGACGTCGAACAGGTCGCTCGATTCGCCCGGGTGCACGCCGCTGAACGCCCACGCGCTCACGCTCGGCGCCACCTGCCCCAGGTACTGCGCGGGCTGGCCCTCCGTGACCTCGATCTGCGTCACGAGCAGCCCCATCTGCTTGGCGGCCGAGTCGAACTTCGCCGGCTCCAGCGCCCCGCCGGCGATGCGCGCCAGCTCATCCGCCTTGCGGTCCGTCGTCACCGCCGACGAATCGCTCTGCTTGATCTTCACCAGGATGTGGTGCAGCGAGAGCGTGTCGCCCTTGCGCGAGTCCACCCGGATGATGTGGTAGCCGAAGCTCGTGCGCACCGGCGCCGACAGCTGGCCCGGGGCCAGCTTGAAGGCGGCGTCGTCGAACTCCTTCACGAAACGCCCCTTCGGTCCCTTGCCGAGGTCGCCGCCCAGGGCGCCGCTCACCGTGTCGTCCGAGGCGCGCCGCGCCACCTCGTCGAACTTCGCGCCCTTCGCGATCTCGTCGCGCAGCGCCTGCGCGCGCTTCAGCGCGTCGGCGCTGTCCGCCGCGTTCGCCAGGCGGGGAATGCTCACCAGCGACAGCACCGCGCGCCCCGTCCGCTCGAACTCGTTCGCGTGCGCCGCGTAGAACTGCTGCATCTCGGTCTCCGTCACCTTCTTCGCGAAGTCGTCCACGTCGGACGGCACCCACGAGATGAACGAGACGGCCACCGAGTCGTTGCGGTCCTGGTACATCTGCCACAGCCGCGCGTCGCTCACGTACGCGTCCGCCGCCACCTGCGTGAACAGCTTCTCCTTCGGGATTTCCGTGCGGTAGTACTGCTCGAGCTGCGCGAGGATCCCCTGCTGGCGCGCCGCCGGGCTCGCCAGGAAGCGGCGGTACTTCGCCATGTCGAACTGCCCGTCCGTCAGGAACTCCGGGCTCTGCCGGAACTGCGGGGGCGGCGCGTACTTGGCGGTCTCCACCACCTCGTCATCCGTGACGCGAATGCCACGCTTCTCGTATTCCTGACGGAGCAGCACGTCGTTGACCAACTGGTCAAAGGCCTGCTGGTCCACGTTGGCCCGTTCGTCGAGCGTGAGGCCGCGACCCATCTGCTGCTCTTGCTGCTGCGCAAGGGCGGCGGACGTGTTCGCCCACACCATGTATGGGATCTCCTCGCCATTCACCGTCGCCACAACCGTCGAGGTCGTCACCGGAGCACGCCCCAGCAGGCCCGAAGTCTCGGCCAGCAGGAAGCCGCCCACAAAGGCGATGAAGATGAAGATCCAGATGTACTTCGCGGCGCTCCGCATGTTTTGCAGCACGGCGCAGCAACTCCCAGGAACGAAGTGAAGAATTGACGCGATGACCCGCGGCGCGAACACCAGGCCGGTGCCCGTCCCGCAGACAAAATCCACGCCTCATTGTTAGCCTAGAAAGCTATCGGGGAAGTCGGCCTAAGATCAAGTCGTTCGGGCACTTCTGATTGACGGTTGCGAGAACCGCGTGGTACATTCACCAATTGCGCCTCCACGCTGCAGAGGACGATTGCGGTAGTCGCAGCCCGGTCATCCCAACCCAGGTAGTCCCAACCCCCGTTCCCACACTCCTCCCCCCGCACCAGGCCTCCCCCCTCCTCCCCGTCCCTCGTCCCTCCTCGAATGACCCCCGTCCCAAACCGCGTTGACGAGCTGAAGAAGCGCTACGAGGAGAACCCACGACGGTTCTTCGCGCCGCTCGCCAATGAGTACCGCAAGGCGGGAGATCTCGAGGCGGCCATCGACTTGTGCCGCATGCATCTGGAGGAGCAGCCGGGTCACCTGAGCGGGCACATCGTCTACGGGCAGGCGCTCTTCGAGTCGTCGCAGCTCGCCGACTCCAAGCGCGTCTTCGAGGCGGCGCTGACGCTGGATCCAGAAAACCTCATCGCCCTCCGTCACCTCGGCGACATCGCCAAGGCCGACGGCGATGCGACCACCGCCCGGCATTGGTATGGTCGCGTGCTCGAGGCCGATCCGCGCAATGATGAAGTGACGGCGCTCATCGACTCGCTGGGTCAGCTCGCGACCGCGCCCTCGGTGATCGTGGCGGAGCAGCACGCGCCGCCACCGTCCCCCGACTACGCTCTTGAGATCGAGTCCGCCCCTGCGGCGGCGGATGCCGCGTCGCTGACGCCGGTCATTCCGATGTCCACGGTGCCTTCGGTCTCCGCGGCCCCTGCTGCGCCAGCCGCGGCCCCGGTCCCCCCGGTCCCCCCGGCCCCCCCGGCCCCCCCAGCGCCCGCCGCGCCGCGCCTGAGCATCGGCCTGATGGACCTCGATCTCAACCTCGCCGATTCCACCTCGCCAACGATCGACCTGCTCGGCGCCGTGGGCGAGCCGCTCGGCGCCGCGCCGGTTGCGTCGAGCGAAGCGCAGGCACCGCCCGCGCTCGAGATGGTCCCGCCGATCGAACCGGCGCCGCCCACGGTGCTCGAGGCGGCCCCTGCCATCGACGCTGGCTTCACGCTGGCCGACAGCGGCGAGACGGCGCCATCCATCGAAGGCTCGGCCATTCCGGGTGCGGAAGAGCCCGCCCTCAGCGCGACGAGTCCCGCTGGCGGCGAACTGGAAGTGCAGGACACCTCGTTCGACCTTCCGCCCGCCACCGACGCGCCGATGTTCGGCGCCGCGCACGAGCCGGCGTCGTTCGGGGATTCGCTCGACGTGACCGCGACGGGCGATGCAGAAGACGTCACGCCGCCGCGGATCAGCCTGACCGACTCGATTCCGCTTATCGATGCTGGCGACACGGTGCCGATCGGCGAGTCGGTCACCGATCCCAAGCCCATCACGCGCCACGAAGCGGAACCGGCCGCGCCGGCGCCCGCCACGCCGGCGCCCGCCACGCCGGCGGACTTCGACGCGCTCTTCGGCAACGCCCCCATCGCCGACGTCACCATCGGAGGCGAGAGCGGGACGACCGCCGCCGCCGAAACGGGCTTCGTTGCCGATTCGTTCGTCGGTCGCGAACCGAAGGACGAACTGCTCGAGACCGCACCGGACATCGCCACGCCACCGTCGCCTTTCGTCACCGAGACGATGGCCGAGCTGTACCTGCAGCAGGGATTCCGCGACGAGGCGCTCGAGGTCTATCGGCAGCTGCTCGTGCAGAATCCCGACGACAAGGGGCTCGCCGAGCGGGTCAAGCACCTCGAGCACGGCACGCGCTCCAGTCTCGCCATCGACTCGGTGAGCGAGGAGATCGAGGCCCACGTCAAGGAAGAGGAGATCCGCCGGTCGGGGAGCATTCCCACCGTGCCGGCCGCGCCGGTCGAGAGCTCGAAGGATCGCGAACCCATCATCGAGGCGCCGACAGGTCCGACGCCGATCATCGAGATGATCCCGGAGCCCGCGGCGGCGGTCCCGGCGGTTTCGCGTGCGATGTCGCCGACGCCGGTGGTGCCCATCACACCCGTGGTCGTCGAGTCCGAGCCGGAGATGGAAATGGTCGGCGAGGAGCCGCCGGCGCCGGAAGCACCGATCGTTGCTGTCGTCGGTGCAACTGCCCGCGAGCTTTTCGCGCGGATCGCGCAGCGTCGCGCGGTGCCAGGCGGCGGTGCTGCGGCGCAAGCCGTCGCGTCCGCGCCGATCACGTCGTCCGCGCCCGACACGATGCCGGCAGGCGCGGCGCCGGTCGCGCCCGCTGCTGAACCGGCTTTTGCGCCGGTCATGGCCGTGGCGACCCCGGCGCCGGAAGTCCCCGTCGCCCCCGGCGGATCGCTCGACCGACTCTTCGGCATGTCGGGCATCAGCGCGGTGGACGAAGGCGCCGCTCTCGCGATGGCGGCCGCGTACGGCGGGGTGCCGGCGGCGCCCATCAAGGGTGAACCGGCCCGCCGCGTGACCGACGAACTGTCACTCGACTCCGTCTTCAAGGGCGAGGACGGCAGCGGCAACCCCCTGGGTGTGCAGCGGCAATCCACACGCCTGCGCTTCGACCAGTTCTTTGCGGGCAATGAAGGCGGCGAGCCGGCACCGCCGCCTCCTTCCGCCGCGGCGCCGGTCGACGACATCGCGCAATTCACCGATTGGCTGAAGGGGCTCAAGGGCACGTGAAGATCCTCGTCCTCAACGGGCCCAGCCTGAACCTCCTCGGCACGCGCGAGCCGCACATCTACGGCACGACGACGCTCGCCGACATCGAGCGTGACCTCGTGGCCGTGGGCGCGGAACTCGGCGTGACCGTCGAGTGCCGCCAGTCCAATCACGAGGGCGTCCTCATCGACGTCATTCACGCGGCGAAGGGCAGCGTCGACGGCATCGTCATCAACGCCGGCGCCTACTCGCACACCAGCCTGGCGCTGCGCGACGCGCTGGCCTCGGTGGCGATTCCGTACGCCGAGGTGCACCTCTCCAACATCTTCGCGCGTGAACCGGAGCGCCGGCACAGCACGCTGGCGGCCGGCGCGCGCGCCCTCCTGTGCGGCTTCGGCGCGCCGGGATACGCGATGGCCCTCCGCGGGCTGGTCGCGGCGCTGCGCGCGTAAGCGCGCCCAACCTTGCCTGCCATGGAAGACCGTCGTCCGCACCGCCTCGCGGCCCTGCGCGCCTCGCTGCGCGAGAGTGACTTCGAAGCGATGCTCGTCACCTCGCTCCCGAATGTCCGCTACCTCACCGGGTTCTCCGGATCCGCCGCGCAGCTCGTGGTCTTCGCCGGCGCGCCGTCGGTCCTGATCACCGACTCCCGCTATGCGGTGCAGGTGGTGGATGAAGTCGGCAACCAGGCGGTAGTGCGCATCGAGCTGTCGTCGCTCTGGGCCGGACTGCGCGAGGTGCTCGCCACGGCGGGGGAGGGGAGCCGCCTCGCCTTCGAATCGGCGCACCTGCTCGTCGCCGACCACGAGCGACTCGTCGAGCTGGCCGGGCGCTGGCAGTGCCGCGGGAGCCTCGGCCTGGTCGAGGCGCTGCGCGAGCGGAAGGATGCGGGCGAACTGGCGCTCATTCGCGAGGCCGTGCGCATCGCCGAGGCCGCGCTCGAGCGCACCATCGCGGAAGTGCGCGTTGGCCTGACCGAACGGCAGGTGGCCGGAATTCTCGAGCATCACCTGCGCGACCTGGGCAGCGACGCCCCGCCGTTCGAGACCATCGTGGCGTCCGGGGAGCGGGCCGCGCTGCCGCACGCGCGGGCCTCCACGCGCCAACTGCGCGGCGGCGAATTCCTGCTCATCGACTTCGGCGCCTCGCACGGCGGGTACTGCAGCGACATCACCCGCACCTTTGCGCTGAAAAGCGTGAACCCGGAGATGCAGCACGTTCACGACGTCGTGCGGGAGGCAACCCTGAGCGCTTCGGCGGTTGTTCGGGCCGGAATGCGGGGGAGGGATGCCGATGCCATCGCGAGGGACTACATTGAGTCCCGCGGTTACGGGGAACTGTTTGGGCACTCGCTCGGGCACGGGATCGGGCTCGAGGTGCACGAGGGCCCACGGCTCGCCCGGACCGCGGAGGCACCGCTGCCCCCCAAGTCGGTCGTGACCATTGAGCCAGGGATCTACAAGCCCGGGTGGGGCGGGGTGCGCATCGAGGACGATGTCTATCTCGCCGACGATGGACCCGAGGTGCTGACGAGTTTCCCGCGGGAGTTGATCGTAATCGGCTGACGCCTGCTGTTCGCCCGTGTCCAGGACTGCCGTACTCTGTCGTATTCCGTCTGACTCTGTCGTACTCTGTCGAGAGACCCCAGATGATAGATCTGCGCTACGTAAAGAAACTGGTTGATATGCTCGACGAATCGAGCGTGGACTCGATCGAGATCTCGTCCGACAAGGGGATGAAGATCCGGATCAGCAAGTCGCCGGTCGCCCGGGCGGCGATGCACGCGGTGGCGCCGGTGGTGCATGCCACGCATCACGCGCCGGTGGCCGCCGCGCCGGCCCCCGCGCCGGCCCCCGCGCCGGCCCCGACGGCGGCCGCGGCCGCGGCCGCCGCGAAGGCCGAGTCCGCCTCCCGGTTCGTCGAGGTCAAGTCGCCGATGGTGGGCACCTTCTACTCCCGCCCCGAGCCCGGCGCCGAGCCGTATGTCCACGTCGGCTCGCAGGTCACCAAGGGACAGGTGCTCTGCATCATCGAGGCGATGAAGATCATGAACGAGATCGAGTGCGAAGTCTCCGGCACCATCAAGGAGATCTGCGTCACCGACTCGCATCCGGTCGAATTCGGCCAGGCCCTCTTCCGTATTGATCCCAATGGCTGATCCCACCGGTCCGCGCCCATCCGCGGTGCTGTCCGCGGTCGGCGCCCAGCAGGCTGGCGCCCCGCCCGGGCCGCCGTACAACTACAAGATCGTCCTCCAGCAGGCCGTGCAGATGGGGGCGTCCGACCTCCATCTCAAGGTCGGCCGTCCGCCAATGGCCCGCCTCAACGGCGAGCTGTCGCCGCTCGAGCTGCCGCCGATGAAGCCCGAGGATCTCAAGTCCATCGGCGAACAGATCTGCCCGCCCAAGCAGAAGCGCGAGTTCGACGCCGAGAAGGAAGCCGACTTCGCCATTGGCGTCCCCGGCATCGGGCGCTTCCGCGTGAACATGTACCAGCAGCGCGGGACCATCGCGTTCGTCTTCCGCGCCATCGCGTTCCAGGCCACGTCCATCAAGGACCTGAACCTTCCGCCCGTGCTGGAGGAGATCTCGATGAAGCCGCGCGGCCTCGTGCTCGTCACGGGGATCACCGGCTCCGGCAAGTCGACGGCGCTCGCGTCGATGATCCAGTACGTCAACGAGAACCGGCACGCGAACATCATCACCATCGAAGACCCCATCGAGTTCCTGCACCGCGACATCAACTGCAACATCAACCAGCGCGAGGTCGGGCTCGACACCGGTTCCTTCGCCTCGGCGCTGCGCCGCGTGCTGCGCCAGGACCCCGACATCATCCTGATCGGCGAAATCCGCGATCTCGAGACGCTGGAAATCGCGCTCAAGGCGGCCGACACCGGCCACATGGTGTTCAGCACGCTGCACACCACCGACGCCACGCAGACCATCAACCGCGTGCTGTCGTTCTATCCGCCGCACCAGCAGGCCGACGTCCGCTTCTCGCTCTCCACCGCGCTCAACGCCGTCGTCTCGCTGCGCCTCGTGCCGCGCTCCGACCGCCCCGGGCGCGTCCCCGCCTGCGAGGTGCTCATCAACACCGCGGCCGTGAAGGACAACATCCGCGACGTGAGCAAGTCGCTCAACATCCCCGATCTCATCAAGGAAGGGACGGTGCAGTACGGGATGCAGAGCTTCGACCAGTCGCTGATGGCCTGGTACTCCAAGGGCGTCATTTCGTACGAGCACGCGCTGTTCCACTCGACGAATCCCAGTGAGTTCGCGCTCAAGGTTCAGGGCATCGCGGGGACCAGCGACACGAGTTGGGATTCTTTCACTCAGTGAGTGAGCACGTGATGGCAGAGGGCGGATGGCGGAGGGCAGATGCGCGCGCTGCGCGTCGATCCTTGCCGCGGCCCGCCCTATCCGCCATCTGCCATCCGCCTTCCGCCATCACTAGCCTTGTTCAAGAAAGTCCTGATCGCCAATAGAGGCGAAATCGCGCTCCGCGTCATTCGCGCCTGTCGCGAGCTCGGCATACAGACCGTCGCCG containing:
- a CDS encoding DUF4321 domain-containing protein — protein: MAPSGSSKHRPGFHALVLSIGFIVGGFFTQFARMWLPSGAVKEFLTTGVTPAIGPLTINLIIVNIGLGPIALDVSLLSLVGVLIAYLIARSLF
- a CDS encoding Xaa-Pro peptidase family protein is translated as MEDRRPHRLAALRASLRESDFEAMLVTSLPNVRYLTGFSGSAAQLVVFAGAPSVLITDSRYAVQVVDEVGNQAVVRIELSSLWAGLREVLATAGEGSRLAFESAHLLVADHERLVELAGRWQCRGSLGLVEALRERKDAGELALIREAVRIAEAALERTIAEVRVGLTERQVAGILEHHLRDLGSDAPPFETIVASGERAALPHARASTRQLRGGEFLLIDFGASHGGYCSDITRTFALKSVNPEMQHVHDVVREATLSASAVVRAGMRGRDADAIARDYIESRGYGELFGHSLGHGIGLEVHEGPRLARTAEAPLPPKSVVTIEPGIYKPGWGGVRIEDDVYLADDGPEVLTSFPRELIVIG
- a CDS encoding peptidyl-prolyl cis-trans isomerase — encoded protein: MLQNMRSAAKYIWIFIFIAFVGGFLLAETSGLLGRAPVTTSTVVATVNGEEIPYMVWANTSAALAQQQEQQMGRGLTLDERANVDQQAFDQLVNDVLLRQEYEKRGIRVTDDEVVETAKYAPPPQFRQSPEFLTDGQFDMAKYRRFLASPAARQQGILAQLEQYYRTEIPKEKLFTQVAADAYVSDARLWQMYQDRNDSVAVSFISWVPSDVDDFAKKVTETEMQQFYAAHANEFERTGRAVLSLVSIPRLANAADSADALKRAQALRDEIAKGAKFDEVARRASDDTVSGALGGDLGKGPKGRFVKEFDDAAFKLAPGQLSAPVRTSFGYHIIRVDSRKGDTLSLHHILVKIKQSDSSAVTTDRKADELARIAGGALEPAKFDSAAKQMGLLVTQIEVTEGQPAQYLGQVAPSVSAWAFSGVHPGESSDLFDVEHMYYLARLDSLRQGGPQPLEAVKDEVRQRIATRKSLDAKMEAAKQVAIAAAATSLEAAAQAASRSVQKAPPFNRVGFVAGMGQLNEAVGAAFTLPVGAISAPVRTEHGVFVIRVDQKVAADKAKFEAQKSEQRQQAMNAMRDSRVQAFIGALRKDAKIEDRRKKIQSSLRRQSS
- the aroQ gene encoding type II 3-dehydroquinate dehydratase — its product is MKILVLNGPSLNLLGTREPHIYGTTTLADIERDLVAVGAELGVTVECRQSNHEGVLIDVIHAAKGSVDGIVINAGAYSHTSLALRDALASVAIPYAEVHLSNIFAREPERRHSTLAAGARALLCGFGAPGYAMALRGLVAALRA
- the accB gene encoding acetyl-CoA carboxylase biotin carboxyl carrier protein translates to MIDLRYVKKLVDMLDESSVDSIEISSDKGMKIRISKSPVARAAMHAVAPVVHATHHAPVAAAPAPAPAPAPAPTAAAAAAAAKAESASRFVEVKSPMVGTFYSRPEPGAEPYVHVGSQVTKGQVLCIIEAMKIMNEIECEVSGTIKEICVTDSHPVEFGQALFRIDPNG
- a CDS encoding twin-arginine translocase TatA/TatE family subunit translates to MFGLGPGEMLMALVAILLLFGAKRIPEIAGSFGKGIREFKKNMTDVQKEIEAPEARPVDRLPSASDRVERNNDDDRPEPKKLI
- a CDS encoding polyprenyl synthetase family protein, producing MTALPPPGRLPLAPALLDIQAPIRARLDQVPDEMWRIVRADAPIVESVNAHLTGMKGKMFRPTILLLASQTDETPDDRGVRLAAITELVHLASVVHDDSVDHSPLRRGQPTINALFSHQVAVIAGDYLYSRALAELVAVGDFELLRVMLGASNDMTLGELRQLASYDALQFTEQDYWLLVQAKTASLLGAAAEAGALCGAPRFRRQLARFGHLLGMAFQVADDLLDYTETESTTGKPSGNDLKEHKVTLPLIAALPRMSRVQRTRVEALFAAPAPTDAQIAEVVASVHEYGGIDFARRKGEEFASQAESALVDVPASEARSALIDALGYVMDRRS
- a CDS encoding tetratricopeptide repeat protein, which encodes MTPVPNRVDELKKRYEENPRRFFAPLANEYRKAGDLEAAIDLCRMHLEEQPGHLSGHIVYGQALFESSQLADSKRVFEAALTLDPENLIALRHLGDIAKADGDATTARHWYGRVLEADPRNDEVTALIDSLGQLATAPSVIVAEQHAPPPSPDYALEIESAPAAADAASLTPVIPMSTVPSVSAAPAAPAAAPVPPVPPAPPAPPAPAAPRLSIGLMDLDLNLADSTSPTIDLLGAVGEPLGAAPVASSEAQAPPALEMVPPIEPAPPTVLEAAPAIDAGFTLADSGETAPSIEGSAIPGAEEPALSATSPAGGELEVQDTSFDLPPATDAPMFGAAHEPASFGDSLDVTATGDAEDVTPPRISLTDSIPLIDAGDTVPIGESVTDPKPITRHEAEPAAPAPATPAPATPADFDALFGNAPIADVTIGGESGTTAAAETGFVADSFVGREPKDELLETAPDIATPPSPFVTETMAELYLQQGFRDEALEVYRQLLVQNPDDKGLAERVKHLEHGTRSSLAIDSVSEEIEAHVKEEEIRRSGSIPTVPAAPVESSKDREPIIEAPTGPTPIIEMIPEPAAAVPAVSRAMSPTPVVPITPVVVESEPEMEMVGEEPPAPEAPIVAVVGATARELFARIAQRRAVPGGGAAAQAVASAPITSSAPDTMPAGAAPVAPAAEPAFAPVMAVATPAPEVPVAPGGSLDRLFGMSGISAVDEGAALAMAAAYGGVPAAPIKGEPARRVTDELSLDSVFKGEDGSGNPLGVQRQSTRLRFDQFFAGNEGGEPAPPPPSAAAPVDDIAQFTDWLKGLKGT
- a CDS encoding type IV pilus twitching motility protein PilT, coding for MADPTGPRPSAVLSAVGAQQAGAPPGPPYNYKIVLQQAVQMGASDLHLKVGRPPMARLNGELSPLELPPMKPEDLKSIGEQICPPKQKREFDAEKEADFAIGVPGIGRFRVNMYQQRGTIAFVFRAIAFQATSIKDLNLPPVLEEISMKPRGLVLVTGITGSGKSTALASMIQYVNENRHANIITIEDPIEFLHRDINCNINQREVGLDTGSFASALRRVLRQDPDIILIGEIRDLETLEIALKAADTGHMVFSTLHTTDATQTINRVLSFYPPHQQADVRFSLSTALNAVVSLRLVPRSDRPGRVPACEVLINTAAVKDNIRDVSKSLNIPDLIKEGTVQYGMQSFDQSLMAWYSKGVISYEHALFHSTNPSEFALKVQGIAGTSDTSWDSFTQ